The Halovivax ruber XH-70 genome includes the window TCGTCACCGCCGTCTCGCGACTCGCGTCGCTCCGCCTCCGGCGAAGCACGCTCGATCCGGAGGGTGCTGGTCGTCTCGCGGACGACCCGTCCCCGGATCCCGACCCGACCAGGGTCGTCACTCTCGACGACCCTGACCGAAAGGCCAGTGAGTTCGTGTCGCGGGAGCGTCTCGGGTGTCAGTGGCATGATTATTCTTCGTCGAAGTCGCCTTCTTCTCGCTGGATCGTCTTGATCCGGGCGATCGTCTTGCCGAGTTCGTTGATGCGGCCCGGATCTTCCGGAGCCCCACCGGCTGCGAGGACGGACTTCTGGTTCAGCAGTTCCGTCTCGAGCTCTTCGAGTTCGGCTTCGCGCTCGGCGGGCGTCATGTCGCGGAGTTCCTCGACGTGAACGATCGCCATCAGGCGTCACCTCCCTCGTCTACGTCGTCCTCGTCGCCCTCCATCTCGGCGACGAGCTCCTCGGCCTCGGCTTCGATCTCTTCGTCGAGATCTTCCGTGACCTCGTCGGCAGCGGCCTCGGCGTCGTCGGCGTCTGCCTCGGTTTCGGCTTCGACCGATTCCTCGACGACCTCTTCTTCGATGGCTTCCTCGACGACCTCCTCGTCGAGTTCGGGTTCGGCCTCGGCGTCCTCGGCCGATTCCTCGTCGGCATCCGCTTCGGCTTCGTCTTCCGCAGGCGTGCCTTCAAGCAGTTCCTCGACGCCCTCGTTCGCTTCGACGGCGTCAGGAACGACCGCTTCGGGGTCGAGGCCTTCCTCGACGTGGAAGTCGTCCGGCAGCTCGGCACCCGGCGGGATGATCTTGACGTCCACGCCGATCGTCCCGAGTTTCATGACGGCGACGCCCTGACCGTGGTCGACGACCTCGTCGGCGGGCTCGCCGTTGTGCTTGATGTAGCCACGGTTGAACTTCTCCACGCGCGAGCGTGCGCCCGTGACCTTTCCGGAGAGGACGATCTCGGCACCGAGTGCGCCAGCGTCCATGATCCGGTCGATCGTCGTGTGGCCGGCCTTGCGGAAGTACCAGCCACGCTCTAGGGCGTTGGCCAGTCGGTCCGCGACGATGCGAGCGTTGAGGTCGGGTTCGTCGACCTCCTGGACGTCGATCTGCGGATCTTCGAGGTTGAATCGCTCCTCGAGGGCCGTCGTGACCTTCCGGATGTTCTCACCGCCCTTGCCGATAACCATCCCTGGCTTCTCGGCCTTGAGGACGATCTGCGTTCCCATCGGCGTCTGGGCGACGTCCATGCCGCCGTAGCCGGCGCGACCGAGTTCGTCAGCGAAGAACTCGTCGATCTGTGAGCGGCGCAATCCGTTCTCGATGAACTGGTGTTCGTCTGCCATCAGGCATCACCCTCCATGTCTTCGGTTTCGGCGACGACGATTTCGACGTCGACCTCCGGCGTGTTCCAGGCCGTCGCTCGGCCCATCGCGCGGGGTTTTCGACCCATCGACTCGCCGACCTTGTGGGCGGCGACGTGGGCGATCTCCATCGTCTCGCCGTCGAAGCCCTGGTGGGCCGCGTTGGCGGTGACGTTCTCGAGCAAGTCGAGGAAGGCGTTGCTCGCCTTCTCCGGGTACTTGCCGGCGTCCCAGCCGTCGATGTCCGAACGGTGTCCGGCACCGGTGTTGTGGGACTTGAACGGGATCGAGCGTTCACCCTCGATGACGGCGGCCAGGTACTCCTGGGCGTCACCGACGGTCATGCCCTTGATCTCCCGGGCGATTTCCTTGCTGTGCTTGTGGCTCATGTGACGCTCCCGGAGCATGGCTTTCGCCGTGGAGTCCGGATCCGCGTCGACTGAGTAGTTGATTCCCATTGGACGATCACTTCAGTGGCACGAACTTCGAGGAGCGTGTTGCGCCAATACCGGCCTGTCCGTGTTCGACGGACGTCCGGGTGAGCTGGAACTCGCCCAGGTAGTGACCGATCATCTCGGGCTCGACGCGAACGCGACCGAACTCCTGGCCGTCGTAGACGGCGAAAGTCAGGTCGACGAACTCCGGCAGCACCGGCATGTTGCGCAGGTGCGTCCGGATCGGATCGTTCGCAGTCTCCTCTTCCGTTCGGTTACGGGCCTTCTCGAGCAGCTTCTCCTGCTCCGTCGAGAGCCCGCGTCGGATGCTTCGCCGCTTACGTGCGGGCAGCAGTTCCGCGACCTCGTCGAGCTCCATCTCCTGCAGCTCGTCTAACGTGTGGCCACGGTAGGTGAACTCACCCTCGCGGCCGGTTCGGTACTCCTGGGTCATTTGTTACCACCGCGGCCCGTTCGCCGCGACGAGATGTCGCCCACCTTCCGTCCCGGCGGGGCGTCCCGCGAAACGGACTTCGGGCGACCGGGATGCTGGCGACCGCCGCCACCGAACGGGTGGTCGACGGCGTTCATGGCGACACCACGAACGCGGGGCCACTTCGTCCCCCGTGCGCGCATCTTGTGGTACTTGTTTCCGGCTTTGACCATCGGCTTGTCCGTACGGCCACCGCCGGCCACGACGCCGATCGTCGCGCGGCAGTTGGGATCGAGACGCTTCGTCTCGCCGCTCGGCAGCTGGACGACCGCAGCGTTGCGGTCGTGGGTGATCAGGTCCGCGTTGACGCCCGATGCGCGCGCGAACTTCCCACCGTCGCCGGGCTTGGCCTCGACGTTACAGATCTGAACCCCTTCCGGGATCTCCGAGAGCGGAAGCGTGTTACCGGGCTTGATCTCCGCGGAGATGCCGATCTGCAGTTCTTCGCCGACGGTGATGCCCTCGGGTGCGAGGACGAGGCGCTGATCGCCGTCGTCGAACTCGACGGCGGCGACCGGCGCCGATCGAGCCGGATCGTGCTCGATGTCGACGACCGTCCCGCTGACGAGGTCCGTCTCTTCGGGCTTTTTGTGCTCGAGGTCGGCCTTGTATCGGTGCGACGGTGCGCGGAACGTCGAGGTCCCGCGACCACGTCGCTGTCCCTGAATTCGTCGTCCCATGGTCAGAACACCCCGATTCGCGAGGCGACTTCCTGCGCGTCGTCGTCCTCGCTCAGTGTGACGATCGCTTTCTTCTTTCCGTCCATCTGTATCTGCGTGTTGACGTCCGTGACGGTCACGTCGAACCGCGACTGGACGACCTCACGGATCTCGGGTTTCGCCGCGTCGACGTCGACGACGAACTGGAGCTTGTTCTCGAAGTCCATGTCGTTCATCGCCTTCTCGGTCACGAGCGGGTAGTCGATGATCGAACTCATCGATCGCTCACCTCCGCGAGTGCGGCTTCGGTCCAGACGGTCAGTCGACCCGGATGCGTACCGGGCGCAAGATCCTCGGCGTTTACCTCGGCTGCGGTCGCGACGTCGGCGCCCGCGAGGTTGCGAGCGGCCCGCGACGGACCGGCCTCGCTCGAGGTCACGAAGAGGATCGACTTCGGCTGCTTGTACTTGCGACCGCGGGTCTTACCGCGGCCGGCTCGGACGGAGCGTCCCTCGTCGGCACGCTCGATGTCGGCGTCGAGCCCGGTCCCTTCGAGGAACGAGACGACCTCCCTGGTCTTCTCGAGATCCTCGAACTCGTCGTCGACGACCAGTGGAAGTTCGAGGTCGTCGTCGAACTCGTGACCGCGCTCGGCGACGCGCTCGGCGTCCGCGGTCGCCGCGATGGCACTCCGCGTCGCGAGCTTTCGTTCGTTCGTGTTGATCGACTCGGTGCGGTCGGCCTCGGCTTTCGGCGGGTGGGCCTTCCGTCCACCGACAGCCTGGGGAACGCGACGTGCGCGTCCACCCTGCTGTGGGACGTGAGCCATCCCCCGGCCACTGCCGGGACTCTCCGCCGACGTTCGCTTCCCGGCGAACTCGTCGGCGCCGTAGGCCTGTGTTCGGTTTGCCTGGGCGACGCGTACCGCGCGGGAGATCAAGTCCGGGCGATACTCCGTCTCGAAGATCGCCGGGAGCTCGACCGTGTCCGCCTCGGCGCCGTCCAGGTCGTGTACTGTTGCCTGCATAGATTATCCCTGGTTCGATGCGGTGGAGACGAACCGGACCTCGGGATCGAGGCGCGGCTGGTCTCCGGGTCGGATCGCCGGGCGGAAGCGAATGAGTCGCTGTGATGGCCCGGGGAGCGAACCCTTGATCAACGCGTGCGGGCCGTCGACCTCGCCGTAGTTGACGAAGCCGCCGTCGACCGTCGCGTCGGCGCCGTCGCCGATGGCGAGCAGGCGCTTGTTCAGTTCGGTGCGCTGGTGGTACCCGGTCTGGCCCTGCTGGGGAACCGTCGAGCGAACGCGGCTCGGGTTCCACGGGCCGAGGTTACCGATGCGGCGACGCCAGCCCTGACGGGCGTGCTTGCCTTTGCGCTTCTGGACGCCCCAGCGCTTGACGGGACCCTGGGTGCCCTTTCCTTTCGTGACACCGCTCGCGTCGACGTACTCGCCGGCGCGGAACACGTCGTTCATGACGTGCTCGCCACCGTCGGCCTCGAGCAGATCGAGACCGAACTCGACGCGGTCGTCGACCGAGCCGCCGCCGATGCGCGTCTCCATGACGTCCGGCTTCGTCTTCGGCACGGACTGGATCTCGTCCGGCGTCGTGTACGTGATCGCGCGGACGTCGTCCACACGTCCCGCCTCGAGGGCGGCGGTGAACTCGTCCGCGGCTGCGTCACGGTCGTAGTCGTCGCCAGGCAGGTCGAGTGTGCGTTCGAGCTCGTCGTCGAGCTCGTCCGCCCAGACCTCGGCGACCGGTTGCTGTCCGTATGGCGATTCTTCGTACGCTCGCAGGGCCGCGATGGCCATCGGCGGCGTCTCCACGATGGTGACCGGGACGGTCGTCTCCATCCCTTCGGTCGGCGAGTTGGCCGCGTCGTCGACCGTCACCACGTGGGTCATGCCGGCCTTGTAGCCCGCGAAGCCCTGTAGCGTCGGCTGTCCGTCGTCATCCGGCCACGAACGGAAGCGCGGGACCTCGCTGGTCGCCCGCTTGCGTGGGCCGAATCCGAGTGAGCCTTTGCGTGGTCTATTTGCTTGTGGCATTCTATCACGCTCTCAGTGAGAGGCAAGCGAGGGTGGCGAACATCGCTTCTTCCGTTCGCACCACCTCGCTGCCCTGGTTCGGAACCGTGTTCAGCCAGAGGTCGAACCCCGGATCGCCGCTGGGTTCGACTCCGTCTGCCGTCCCGCCGTCCCCGCTGGACGACGCGCCGGCACGTGACTCCTCGATTCCGAGGATGTCCGGCAGCCCTCTCTCGGGCGCACCGAAGGCGACGGTCATGCCGTCGCGCTCGACGCGTCCGGCCAGTGTCTCGAGTCGCCCGGTGGTGAGTTCCTCACCGTACCGGGACGACGCGATGCGAACACCGGCGTCCTCACGGCCGAGTGCTGCGGAGAGGTCCGTCCGCTCGATCGACAACCCCGCAAGGGGCTCGTCGACGAGCTTCGCCCGGACCGGTCGTCGCGAAGAGATCCTGACGGTCACGCGCTCCCCCTCATCGACCACCATTTTCGGTGGTACGTTGAGGGAGATCGGGTGTTGCAGTCCGCAATTGACCCGGACGCGGCCTTCAGGTCCGACCTCGGTCACGATCCCTCGTCTTAACGACCCCGAACCGTTCGATTCGGAGCCGGTCCGTGATGAAGCGCGGAGCGGCGGCAGGACGCCCACGTACTCCAGTTCGTCCCGCTTGCCCCACGCCTCGGTTTTGAGGTACGGGGGCGTTGCGGCGTATCGCAGCACGGTTTCGACGAACCCGCCGTCGAATCGACCCGTTTCGCCGTCCCCGTCGGGGAAGACGATCAGGCGGTCGGCCCGGAAGATCGTCGCCGCACGGGCGACGTATCCGAGTTTGCGAGTTGCCTCGCGTTTGTCCTCGGCTTCACGGGCTATCGACGACGGCACGAGTACGCTGACGGTCATACCGTAGCGCTTCGGCGCCTCGTCACTAGACTGTAGCGATTCATTGCGGACAGGGTCTTAAAAGCATGGCGAAACGATTCGGGCCTGTGACGGCCTCACACCCACGAAAACGTGATAGACAGCGACAGGGTACCCACGAGGGAATTGTCAGCCTGAGAAGGAGATCCCGATATATTGCATTTTCCGGGCGCACACGCGCCAACTCCTCCACCAACGACAACCGTGACACGGCGTGGCGAAACGCCCGCCTTTCGCAACCCTTATACCCCCATCGGCGATTAGATGAGAGTGCAACAGGGCGCTGGTAGTGTAGTGGTATCACGTGACCTTGCCATGGTCACAACCTGGGTTCAAATCCCAGCCAGCGCACTTCTACGGTGAACAACCCTCCCGAGCACCGCGTAGCGTGTGCTCGGAACCCGTGAGCCATAGAAGTCGCCCTGGATTTGAACGAGAGAAGTCGCAGCCCGCACAGCGAACGGAGTGAGCGAGCAGGACCGTCTTCGCGTTGTTCAAATCCCAGCCAGCGTTCTTTTCCGAACCCAACTCCCATGAGCACTGCTACGCAGTGCGAACACCCGGGTTCGGAAAATCGCCCTGGGTTTGAATCAGACCAGTCGCGCGCAGCGAAGCGAGCACGTCTGGGCGTGGTTCAAATCCCAGCCAGCGCATCTCCGTAAGATACAAACCCTTTTTAAATCGAGCCTCTGAGACTTGGGTTCATCGAATTAAGCTTCCCCCCTACCACGTTATTTCCACATAGCGACGTCCTGCCCTCATCGAGGCTATTGCACTGGCCTACTTTCTCGATCTTACCCAATTCCCTTGGCTACCGCTCGATTCTCGTTCGCGCCATCCACGGGTGGATTCATCTCACTTAGTTCGGGATCCCGAGGTTAGCCCACTGTAACCCTCGTACCCCTATGACCTCTATCCAACAGGAACGAAACTCAAGCAAATGTTACACTAACTATACTTAGTCGTGGAGAATAGCGATCATGTGGGTTGGTAACAATGGCCAAGAAATCTCCAAATGCGAATTGCTACCAATGTGGGAAAGCACTGGAGGAGACCGCACAGTTTTGCCCAAATTGTGGGGCAGATCAGACCGTTTCACGCACCGACCAGGCCAATACCGAACGAAAAAGCGGATCCAACGAGGGTGAAGCAGAAATCCGTAATGATGGATCTAGTTCGTCAAAGGAGAAGAAAATTACAATCGGTCGCATACTCGCTTGGATTATCGCACCGTTGGTTATCCTCGTTGGGTTAGCGATGATTCAAACGGATCCAGTCGCTGGCGCGATTGTGGTAGCGGTTGGTATATTTGCTCTCCCAACAACCCGAGGTCGAATCAGAGAAGATTATGACTTAACATTTTCACGTTGGGTCGTCCTTGGCGTGGTGGTCATTGGATTAGCCATAGCAGGCGGACTCGTAGGTCAAGATGGGGTTGAGCCAGAATCAAATGTAGATGATGCAGGCCCTTCTGCGGCTGAAGCTGAACCAGCTACTGACGATACGGTAACGGACGCCGAGGAGGGAGTCGAAGGCAACCAGATACGTGTCCGCTACGACGGCGAGTGGTCAGGTGCCATCGGTGAAGAAGGTGCCACCCGCAGTGTCGATGGCAACGGAGATGACACGCTCGACGTAGCCGACGATGCAATGATCATCAGCGCAACGATTCAAAAAGAAGACGATTCAAATACCGAACTCACTGTACAGATCCTCGAAGACGGAGAGGTTGTAGCGGAACAAAGTACGACCAGCGAATTTGGGGTAGTCAGCGTCACTCACGGGCCGTAGTTCATTCGGCTCGGCCAGTCGTTTTCGGTACCCTCTTTTGCTACACACCGCCATAAGAGATCCACCACTTTCTATACTTATTCTGGAGTTGCACGTACGTTCGACTATGGAGACCAATTTATTTCGTGAATGACCCCCGACTCGTGTACACGTCCCTGAAAATGCGCCCGCCCAACTGCCGGTGAGTAACAACCGTTCATTCCTGGATCAACACTTCCCGGACGATTCTCCCTCGTAGAGGGCGTTCCTCACCTCTACAAGACGAAGTTGGCACGGATTCTGTTACAGATCGTCGGGTGAGAAGATTAGCCGCGCACTGTGTTCGTCGAGCCACTCGGCGTGTTCTCGGTAGGCCGGATCGTGATCAGCGACGAGAGCCCAAAACGCATCCGTGTGGTTGGCCTCGCGAAGATGGGCCAGTTCGTGGATGCAGACGTAGTCGATGATCGCCGGCGGTGCCATCAGCAATCGCCAGTTCAGCCCGAGCGTGCCGGTCGTCGAACAGCTCCCCCAGCGGGTTCGCTGGTTTCTGATTTCCAGCCTGTCGTACGCAACCCCCATCTCGTTCGCGAAGTGATCGAGCCGGTCGGAGAGGTACGCACGGGCCTGCCGTCGGTAGAAGTTCCGCAGCGCCCGCTCGACTGACGACTGGTCGACCGCACTCCGTCGGAGGCGAATCGTCCCGTCTTCGACGGCAGATTTCTGCCGTGGCTCAACGAGCAGTTCGTGCTCGTCGCCCAGATAAGGAAACAGCTCGCCGGCCTCGAAGGTCCGATCTGGAACGTCGTCTCGATAGCGGTCGAATTTCGCCTTCTTATCGAGGACCCACGTCGCGTTTTCGGAGAGGATCGCCTCAGGGTCGTCGTCACCATCTGCAGGAAGGACCACCGTGATGCCATCGATTCCCGCGTCGATTCGAGACTGCGAGGCGTCGGCACTCGTCGTGACGTCGTAGACCACCTCCTCACCGGCCAGCGTCGTCGTTCGCTCACTCGTCCGCGACATAGTTCTGAATCAGGTAGGTGTGAACGGCGTCGATGAACGCGTCGGTGACCAGGTCGCCACGCTGGTGGGTTTTGACCAGGACGTCGAGCAGGACCAGTTCGATCTGCTGGACGGTTTTCGGGTTCGTCTCCCATCCCTGGTAACTCGTGTCGATGCGGTCGTCGAACTCGGAAACGATGTCCCCTGCGAGTGTGGCTGCGGTGTCCTCGGAGAGTTCGGTGTCTCGCTCCTCCGTGAGGTCGGTGAAGATGGCGAATTCGGCGTCCGTCATCCCCCGTTCGTTCGCCTCCTCGTCGACTTCGAGGACCGCCGCCTCGACTTCCCGCAGGGCCTCGACGGTTTCGGGATCGGTCCGATCGCCGGCCCGCCACTCGTCGACGATGTCGGTCACGCGCTCGCTCAGTCGTTCGTAACGCGGATTCTGCCCCATCCGGGGCTGGGTACTCTCCTTGATCGCGTGAGCGATGGTCGTCGCCTTCGCCGCGTCGCTGCTGAGGTGATCGAGATCGTCCAGGTACTCGGCGCCGAGTTCGTAGACCGGGTACTCCCGTTTGATCTCGCCGATGTTGACGTGCTCCTCGATGATCTCACGGGTCTTCTCCCGCATCTCGTCTTCGGGACGCTTCGAACGGTTGGCCGTCCGCTGGAACGCCGTGTGGATCCGGCCGAGCCAGCCGTAGTCCTCGACGATCCCCTCCTCGACGAGTCGACGGTCGGGCGAGACGGACTCGTAGAGGTCCTGGAGTCGGCGAAAATTTCGTTTGAACTCGCCTTTTTCGGGCTGGGAACTCACCCGGTCGAGACAGGCGTCGACCGTCTCCTGGCTGTCCTCGCGGGGGATCCCCTCGAAGATGTCGAGCACTGCGTCGAGTTGGTTCTCGAGTTTCTCGAACAGCTTCTCCCTGTCCTGGGCGGCGTACTGCCTGGTCGTGTCGTCGTAATCGAGCGCGTCGTCGATGTTCTCGAAAACGCCCTGAAAGTCGACGATCTCGCCGTTTTCCTTGCCGTCGGCGGGTCTGTTCGTCCGCGCGATGGCCTGCATGAGGGTGTGATCTCGCAGTTCCCGATCCAGGTACATCGTCTTCAGGACGGGTGCGTCGAAGCCCGTCAGGAGCATATTGTGCACCACGAGCAGTTTGGGCTCGTCTTTCTTTTTGAACCCCCGGACGATCTCGTCGCGCTCGCCGGAGTCGGTGTGGAACTGCTGGAGCAGGTCGGGATCGTCGTTGGTCGCGGTGAAGAGCACCTCGACGGCGTCCTCGCCGCGTCGGTCGATCAGGCGTTCCCCGTACATGGCTGCCGACTCCCGACTCGGAGTGACGACCATTCCCTTCCAGCCGTTCTTCGCGACGCCGTCGAAGTGGTCGTCGATCTCGTCGACGACGCGCTCGACGCGCGGTTCGATCTCGGCGAGCATGCGGCTGGTGACGTGGTCGCGGATGACGGCCAGTTTCTCGTCTGTGGGGAGGGTAGCGAACGCTTCGTCGAACTCCTCGTCTAGTCCCGTCTCGTCCACGTCCCACTCCATCTCGTGACGGAGGCGGAAGAAGACGGGGAGGATCAGCTCGTCGTCGATGCCGTCCTTGATCGAATACCGGTGAAGGTACTCCTCGCCCTCGGGGGAGAACTCGTCGAACGTGTTTCGATCCTTGTCCCGGTCGCCTTCGCGGACTGGCGTGCCGGTGAACCCGAACTGGTAGGCGTCAGGCAGGGCGGCGTCGAGTCGGCTCTTGAGATCGGCCTCCATGAAGCGATGGGCCTCGTCCGACAGCACGACGGCCTCGTCGGTCGCCCCCACGCCGGGGTCGACGTCCTGAAACTTCTGGATGGTCGTGACGACGAGTTCGCTCCGCCCTGCGGCGATGGTGGCTTCCAACCCCTCGATGCTCTCGGCTTCGGTCCAGCGCTCGAAGGAGAGGTTGGCGAGCTGGTCGCGCATCTGGCTGTTGAGTTTGTCCGTGTCGACGACGATGAAGAGTTGCGGGGCGTCGAGGATGTCGCGTTCGAGGAGGTTCTTCGCCGCGAACAGCATCGTGAACGACTTGCCCGAGCCCTGGGTGTGCCAGATCAACCCCTTGCGGTGCTCACCCCGGTCGACCCGCTCGAGAATCTCCCTGACCGCGTAGTACTGCATGTGTCGCGGGACGATCTTCGCGTCCTGGTCGGCCTGGCGCTCGTAGAAGACGAAGTGCTTCAGGATGTCGAGCAGCGTCGTCGGGTTCAACAGCGCGTGCACGGCCTGCTCGACATCGTTCTCCGATTCGTAGGCGTCGGGAGCGGTCGTCCAGCCCTGGTAGAACTCGCGGGCGGCGCCGACGGCGCCGTACTGGAGGGTCCGCTGGTCGGCGGCGACGTTGAACAGCGTCGGGACGAACGCCCGCGGGACCGTCTCCTCGTACTCCTGGAGGTCCGAAATCGCGTCGTAGACGTCGGCGTCCTGCGTGACGGATTTGAGTTCCAGCTGGACGATCGGGATGCCGTTGACGAGCAGGGTCACGTCGGGTCGGATCGACCCTCGCCGGGTGATGGCGAATTCGTCGACGGCGTGCAATCGATTTTTCTCGGGTTCGTCGAAGTCGATCAGGTCGGCATAGATGGTCTTCGTGCCGTTGTGTTGCTGATCGACGGTGTGTTTCTTCCCCTTCGTCAGGAGTTCGTGGAACGCCTGGTTGCCGTCGAAGAGGTTGTCGTGATCGAGGTCGCGCCGGAACGAGTTCAGGAAGCGGTCGACGTTGTCCGCCGTCAGTTCGTCGTTGAGGTCGACGACGGCCTCGGCGAGCAAGTCCCAGTAGATGACCTCAGAGCGCGTCCGCCCGTAGCGCTCGTCGAGGACCGTCGCCCCGTGGCCCTCGCCGAGTCCGTACGTTTCCCACCCGAGGCCGTCGAGCCACTGGAGGACCGACCGCTGGAGCCCGCCCTCGGTGGGAACCGATTTTGTCATTTAATGTCCCTTTTGATGCGAGCCCGAAGTTTCTATCGGTAGTCGTGATCAACGTCGAGGATTCTTTGATGGGGGCGGCTCGGGGCAATTTGGGTTAGACGGACCGACGAACCAACCTGTCTAATAAATATTACGCACGCTGCTGGCGCTAAGCCAAAAATTCGACCCCACAATTTGGGTTAGCGGAATTTCCGCTCAGCTAAGCCAAACGTGGAGTACCAGTTCTAGCGAGGATTCCGTTTCGTCTAGATTTTGGCTGAACGACCAATTTGTTACCGGATTCGAGATAATCAGCGGAGAAGTTTTCTCAGCTCAGTCGGTCTCGGCCGGCGCGTCCTGCCTGATCGTGTAGAGGCGCCACCGGCCAGCGTCGTCGGGCTGACACTCGATCTCGATCGTCAGATCGTGGGTGTTCGAGGCTTCGACGAACTCGAGAACGACGCACTCGTCTTCGTCGACGATTCGCTCGATCGAGCTCGCGAGTTCGACGTTGGATAGATCCATCGCCATGACGTCCCGTTTCGAGAGGACCTCGACGTCGGCGTCGGGATGATACAGGGCGCTCAG containing:
- a CDS encoding type I restriction endonuclease subunit R; the protein is MTKSVPTEGGLQRSVLQWLDGLGWETYGLGEGHGATVLDERYGRTRSEVIYWDLLAEAVVDLNDELTADNVDRFLNSFRRDLDHDNLFDGNQAFHELLTKGKKHTVDQQHNGTKTIYADLIDFDEPEKNRLHAVDEFAITRRGSIRPDVTLLVNGIPIVQLELKSVTQDADVYDAISDLQEYEETVPRAFVPTLFNVAADQRTLQYGAVGAAREFYQGWTTAPDAYESENDVEQAVHALLNPTTLLDILKHFVFYERQADQDAKIVPRHMQYYAVREILERVDRGEHRKGLIWHTQGSGKSFTMLFAAKNLLERDILDAPQLFIVVDTDKLNSQMRDQLANLSFERWTEAESIEGLEATIAAGRSELVVTTIQKFQDVDPGVGATDEAVVLSDEAHRFMEADLKSRLDAALPDAYQFGFTGTPVREGDRDKDRNTFDEFSPEGEEYLHRYSIKDGIDDELILPVFFRLRHEMEWDVDETGLDEEFDEAFATLPTDEKLAVIRDHVTSRMLAEIEPRVERVVDEIDDHFDGVAKNGWKGMVVTPSRESAAMYGERLIDRRGEDAVEVLFTATNDDPDLLQQFHTDSGERDEIVRGFKKKDEPKLLVVHNMLLTGFDAPVLKTMYLDRELRDHTLMQAIARTNRPADGKENGEIVDFQGVFENIDDALDYDDTTRQYAAQDREKLFEKLENQLDAVLDIFEGIPREDSQETVDACLDRVSSQPEKGEFKRNFRRLQDLYESVSPDRRLVEEGIVEDYGWLGRIHTAFQRTANRSKRPEDEMREKTREIIEEHVNIGEIKREYPVYELGAEYLDDLDHLSSDAAKATTIAHAIKESTQPRMGQNPRYERLSERVTDIVDEWRAGDRTDPETVEALREVEAAVLEVDEEANERGMTDAEFAIFTDLTEERDTELSEDTAATLAGDIVSEFDDRIDTSYQGWETNPKTVQQIELVLLDVLVKTHQRGDLVTDAFIDAVHTYLIQNYVADE